One genomic segment of Gopherus flavomarginatus isolate rGopFla2 chromosome 11, rGopFla2.mat.asm, whole genome shotgun sequence includes these proteins:
- the LOC127030836 gene encoding olfactory receptor 14A16-like: MVNQSTVTEFLLQGFSDVQELQILHFLVFLVIYLAALVGNLLIITAIAIDHHLHTLMYFFLCNLSFLDVCYISVTVPRSMVNSLNNTRLISFFGCAAQLYFGITFAFAEVTLLTAMAYDRYVAICHPLCYRVIITRGACAQIAVGSWISSCIYSMCHTANIFLLSFCGSNVVDQFFCDIPQLLKLSCADTSANEIVVIVLSALGFIFLNEQEDSS, from the exons ATGGTCAACCAAAGCACTGTGACCGAGTTCCTTCTCCAGGGATTCTCTGACGTTCAGGAGTTGCAGATTTTACACTTCTTGGTGTTTCTAGTGATTTATCTGGCAGCCCTGGTGGGCaatcttctcatcatcacagccaTAGCCATTGACCACCACCTTCACACCctcatgtacttcttcctgtgcAACTTGTCCTTCCTAGATGTCTGCTACATCTCCGTCACTGTCCCCAGGTCCATGGTGAACTCCTTAAACAACACCAGGctgatctctttctttggctGTGCTGCCCAACTGTATTTTGGCATCACCTTTGCTTTTGCAGAGGTGACCCTTCTCACTGCAATGGCATATGACCGCTACGTTGCAATCTGCCATCCTTTGTGTTACAGGGTCATCATCACCAGAGGGGCATGTGCACAGATAGCAGTTGGTTCCTGGATCAGCAGCTGTATCTATTCAATGTGCCACACTGCTAATATCTTCCTATTATCTTTCTGTGGGTCCAATGTTGTTGATCAGTTCTTCTGCGATATCCCACAGCTACTGAAACTCTCTTGTGCTGATACAAGTGCTAACGAAATTGTGGTTATTGTATTAAGTGCTTTG GGGTTCATATTCCTAAATGAACAGGAGGACTCCAGTTAA